In Treponema vincentii, a single window of DNA contains:
- a CDS encoding gamma-glutamyltransferase family protein, with the protein MQEKKMYMWPSAWNRPSINGTYGAISSNNAYATQAGLNVLRNGGNAFDAAVAVSLVLSVVEPHHSGIGGGCFTLAYSKQENAVYALDGRGIAPRNATKDLFLKDGKVCDEWKDIGGRSVAVPGLLKSLDVLLKKFGTMTMQAVAQDAIKLSFNGFRTSFTGSITGTDDSVIRKRNTYPAFKKNFMNGDKGYEFGAMQKNEKLGRLLEKIATVGVDYFYSGEAAKTIINTINEHDGCFSYEDMSEYQPKFREPVSINYRNAAVYSFPPPGGGCTVLEMLNILENADIKKAGHNSAQYIHLLAEAMKIAFADRSIGLGDPDFIKIDTHKILSKDYAKLQYQHINKTAQEYKPGIDTAFDEHKGNTSHFSIMDRYGNTVSQTQTIRDWFGSGIVVDAYGFVLNNAMSDFSATEGGTYQSRIIVRQL; encoded by the coding sequence ATGCAGGAAAAGAAAATGTATATGTGGCCGTCTGCATGGAATCGGCCGTCTATCAACGGAACATACGGGGCAATCAGCAGTAATAATGCGTATGCCACTCAAGCAGGACTGAATGTTTTGAGAAACGGCGGAAATGCTTTTGACGCTGCCGTTGCGGTTTCGTTGGTATTATCCGTTGTCGAACCGCATCATTCGGGAATCGGCGGGGGCTGCTTTACACTGGCGTACTCAAAGCAGGAAAATGCAGTCTATGCATTGGACGGGAGAGGAATAGCCCCGCGGAATGCGACAAAAGATTTATTTTTAAAAGACGGAAAGGTGTGCGACGAATGGAAGGATATAGGCGGAAGATCGGTTGCCGTTCCGGGATTATTGAAAAGCTTAGATGTCTTGCTAAAAAAATTCGGTACAATGACAATGCAAGCGGTTGCACAAGATGCAATCAAGTTGTCGTTCAACGGTTTTAGGACAAGCTTTACCGGCTCGATCACCGGTACGGATGACTCGGTTATCAGAAAACGGAATACCTATCCCGCCTTTAAAAAGAATTTTATGAACGGAGATAAGGGATATGAATTCGGCGCTATGCAAAAAAATGAAAAACTGGGACGGCTTTTAGAAAAAATCGCAACAGTCGGAGTTGATTATTTTTATAGCGGAGAAGCAGCAAAGACAATCATCAACACAATAAATGAACATGACGGTTGTTTTTCCTATGAAGATATGTCCGAGTATCAACCTAAATTCCGTGAACCCGTAAGTATCAATTATCGAAATGCCGCCGTATATTCCTTTCCTCCCCCCGGAGGAGGCTGTACCGTACTCGAAATGCTGAATATCCTTGAAAATGCGGATATAAAAAAAGCTGGACATAATTCGGCACAGTACATACATCTATTGGCGGAAGCAATGAAGATTGCTTTTGCAGACAGAAGTATCGGATTAGGTGATCCCGATTTTATCAAAATCGACACGCATAAAATTCTCAGCAAAGATTATGCAAAATTACAATATCAGCATATCAATAAAACGGCACAAGAGTATAAACCGGGCATCGACACTGCATTCGATGAGCATAAAGGAAACACCTCTCATTTTTCCATTATGGATCGATATGGGAATACGGTATCGCAAACGCAGACCATCAGAGACTGGTTCGGAAGCGGTATTGTTGTAGATGCCTACGGTTTTGTACTGAATAATGCAATGTCGGATTTTTCCGCAACGGAAGGGGGCACTTACCAGTCAAGGATTATCGTACGGCAGCTCTAA
- a CDS encoding FadR/GntR family transcriptional regulator gives MKRKKRTTAKSNKERFIEQMETLLLMHLILPGELLPPERELAQQMGVSRPVIHEGLLELGARGLISIRPRHGWIVNNFTEEGALPLLSSLYRFSAPQSAARIDADLEEVRRMILTKSLMQYFATDTVQKQTNSPLIEKLHKIHREEHKNIEAHLRPAEIRRLTELDFLFYRAIIEAGGNTIFLLLFNSARELYHQKLEQFFTENTESIRTAAALKSRLIAYITENKRNEAFALLEKMISTNAYIHTEAVGRESPPIMREQHYEELSSKA, from the coding sequence ATGAAAAGGAAAAAACGAACAACGGCTAAAAGCAATAAAGAACGTTTTATCGAGCAGATGGAGACACTGCTGTTGATGCACCTTATCCTGCCGGGAGAGCTGTTACCGCCCGAACGGGAATTGGCACAGCAGATGGGTGTCTCTCGGCCGGTCATCCACGAGGGGCTTTTGGAACTTGGCGCGAGAGGGCTTATTTCCATTCGGCCGCGGCATGGCTGGATTGTCAATAACTTCACAGAAGAAGGTGCGCTGCCCCTGCTTTCAAGCCTTTATCGTTTTTCGGCACCTCAGTCTGCCGCCCGTATCGATGCCGATTTGGAAGAAGTCCGCCGGATGATTTTGACAAAATCATTGATGCAGTATTTTGCTACCGATACGGTGCAGAAACAAACAAATTCGCCGCTCATTGAGAAATTACATAAGATACACAGAGAAGAACATAAAAATATCGAGGCCCATTTACGACCTGCTGAAATACGGCGGCTGACCGAATTGGATTTTCTCTTTTACCGTGCAATTATCGAGGCGGGTGGCAATACGATATTTCTCCTTCTCTTTAACTCGGCACGAGAATTGTACCATCAAAAACTGGAGCAGTTTTTTACGGAAAATACCGAGAGCATTCGGACAGCAGCCGCCTTAAAATCACGGTTGATTGCCTATATCACGGAGAATAAACGGAATGAAGCGTTCGCCTTACTGGAAAAAATGATCTCAACGAATGCATACATTCATACGGAAGCAGTCGGACGGGAAAGTCCGCCGATTATGAGGGAACAGCATTATGAAGAACTATCTTCAAAAGCTTGA
- a CDS encoding DUF1667 domain-containing protein, translating to MIKELTCIACPRGCALTVTIDDATNIIVVSGNSCPKGISYGKQEVLCPMRTLTTTVACKPTRHNGETTGFGEPEFIRLPVKTGCEIPLEEMTSMIEKIRTIIASAPVRYGDCLAQLTTENGTKIPILACASTEAE from the coding sequence ATGATCAAAGAGCTGACTTGTATTGCATGCCCGCGCGGCTGTGCATTAACCGTGACAATCGACGATGCAACGAATATAATAGTAGTAAGCGGAAACAGCTGTCCTAAAGGAATCAGCTACGGCAAACAGGAAGTGCTGTGCCCTATGAGAACGCTCACCACCACCGTTGCCTGCAAGCCGACTCGGCATAATGGAGAAACGACAGGATTCGGTGAGCCTGAGTTTATTCGCCTGCCGGTAAAAACCGGATGTGAAATTCCGCTTGAGGAGATGACATCTATGATAGAAAAAATACGCACTATTATCGCCTCCGCGCCGGTGCGATACGGAGACTGTCTTGCCCAGCTTACCACTGAAAACGGAACTAAAATACCGATTCTCGCCTGTGCAAGTACGGAGGCTGAATGA
- a CDS encoding gamma-glutamyltransferase — MQCRIFPQRKGALTSQGLSYGSSNAIAGGKTPISSMSPTIVFKEGVPFMAIGSAGGPSENYYRRAARDSKCNRF; from the coding sequence ATGCAATGTCGGATTTTTCCGCAACGGAAGGGGGCACTTACCAGTCAAGGATTATCGTACGGCAGCTCTAATGCGATAGCCGGCGGAAAAACACCGATTTCCAGTATGTCGCCGACTATTGTTTTTAAAGAAGGAGTACCGTTTATGGCCATCGGTTCTGCCGGAGGTCCGTCCGAGAATTATTACCGGCGTGCTGCAAGGGATAGTAAATGCAATCGATTTTGA
- a CDS encoding gamma-glutamyltransferase, whose translation MFLKKEYRLWPSVLPEVRPRIITGVLQGIVNAIDFDMEPEQLVDMPYINCLSKQQGIETEFGISPDTVAQLQVALHTIHQVPVHQAMSTMVNCVMKKQDRFYAGRTKRVDGCAGVLFSSGASFDGIGFAEI comes from the coding sequence TTGTTTTTAAAGAAGGAGTACCGTTTATGGCCATCGGTTCTGCCGGAGGTCCGTCCGAGAATTATTACCGGCGTGCTGCAAGGGATAGTAAATGCAATCGATTTTGATATGGAACCTGAGCAGCTGGTAGATATGCCGTATATCAACTGTCTCAGTAAACAACAAGGCATAGAAACCGAATTCGGTATTTCACCCGATACTGTTGCTCAGCTTCAAGTAGCACTGCATACCATACATCAGGTTCCCGTACATCAGGCAATGAGTACAATGGTAAATTGCGTGATGAAAAAACAGGATAGGTTTTATGCAGGGCGGACAAAGCGAGTCGATGGCTGCGCAGGAGTTCTTTTTTCCTCCGGCGCAAGCTTTGACGGCATAGGATTTGCGGAAATATAG
- a CDS encoding NAD(P)/FAD-dependent oxidoreductase encodes MKRFYDIIVIGAGPAGMAAALAAAEKAPQCSIALIEREEHIGGILKQCIHDGFGLIRFKERLTGPEYAWRYRDMLAQHSNIDIFVSTFVIRIVQQNGGGFELTFTNPKNGIFTLSCTALISATGCRERTDRQVFIHGDRPSGVFTAGQAQAFINLKGYLPGKRFVILGSGDIGLIMARRLTLETASVGGSVEGVYEVKSEPSGLTRNIVQCLEDYGIPLHLSTTVSALHGAGRLEGVTVTQVDGRMQPVADTERYIPCDTLILSVGLIPENDILDSLAPKMDTRTKGPQVNQYMETTVPGLFSCGNALHVNDLVDYVSESGSIAGEQAALLCSGTAFEGNTASERAAATEIQPAAQAELCKNPAEIPIYADKTLLYQTPARIAPDGKQAVLYFRSAAQREQAVLTIRAETKTGSKTLFKKTFRLLKPPEMERIIVDTASIPAYTQQLSVSLTDAEPAHQAKEAE; translated from the coding sequence ATGAAACGCTTTTATGATATCATTGTGATTGGAGCGGGACCCGCCGGTATGGCTGCCGCTCTTGCCGCCGCCGAAAAAGCTCCGCAGTGCAGCATCGCACTGATAGAGCGGGAAGAGCATATCGGCGGTATTTTAAAGCAGTGCATTCACGACGGCTTCGGACTTATTCGGTTTAAAGAGCGGCTGACCGGTCCCGAATATGCATGGCGGTACCGCGATATGCTCGCTCAGCATTCCAACATCGACATATTCGTATCCACCTTTGTTATCCGTATCGTGCAGCAGAACGGCGGCGGCTTTGAACTGACCTTTACCAATCCGAAAAACGGCATTTTTACCCTTTCCTGCACGGCGCTCATTTCCGCAACGGGTTGCAGAGAACGTACCGACCGGCAGGTGTTTATCCATGGCGACCGGCCTTCGGGCGTATTCACCGCAGGGCAGGCGCAAGCCTTTATCAATTTAAAAGGGTATCTGCCCGGCAAGCGGTTTGTCATTTTGGGCAGCGGAGACATCGGGCTTATTATGGCGCGGCGGCTCACCCTCGAAACCGCAAGTGTCGGCGGCAGTGTGGAAGGTGTCTACGAGGTAAAAAGCGAACCGTCGGGACTTACCCGCAATATTGTGCAATGCCTTGAAGACTACGGTATTCCGCTCCACCTTTCTACGACGGTGAGCGCCTTGCACGGGGCAGGACGCTTGGAGGGCGTAACCGTTACGCAGGTTGACGGACGGATGCAGCCGGTCGCCGATACGGAGCGGTATATCCCCTGCGACACCCTCATTTTGAGCGTCGGGCTTATCCCCGAAAACGACATCCTCGACAGTCTCGCGCCGAAAATGGATACGCGGACAAAGGGACCGCAGGTTAATCAATATATGGAAACAACCGTACCGGGACTTTTCTCCTGTGGGAATGCCCTGCACGTCAATGACCTCGTAGACTATGTTTCCGAATCGGGCAGTATTGCCGGGGAACAGGCTGCCTTACTCTGCAGCGGAACAGCGTTTGAAGGCAATACCGCCTCAGAAAGAGCTGCGGCAACGGAAATACAGCCGGCGGCGCAGGCTGAGCTATGTAAAAATCCTGCTGAAATTCCCATCTATGCCGATAAAACGCTGCTATACCAAACACCCGCCCGCATCGCACCGGACGGGAAGCAGGCGGTTCTGTACTTCCGGTCTGCGGCACAGCGGGAGCAAGCGGTATTGACAATTAGAGCGGAAACAAAAACAGGCTCAAAGACTCTTTTCAAAAAAACATTCCGGTTGTTAAAACCGCCGGAGATGGAACGGATTATCGTGGATACCGCATCGATACCGGCCTACACGCAGCAACTGTCTGTTTCGTTGACAGACGCAGAACCGGCGCATCAGGCAAAGGAGGCTGAATGA
- a CDS encoding NAD(P)/FAD-dependent oxidoreductase, with amino-acid sequence MKNYLQKLERKIKERYPQLKLSAEWDGRSVILTGDAPTVEERYTVGAFFARKCKKLPGYKGLVNDITVAGKGEPPMRMPEVRDNLLAGKTFDIVIIGAGVVGCAIARELSRYDLTIAVLEKECDCAMQASSRNDGMIHPGFADSPSKIKGRLNTRGNRLYRKLDKELGFQTEWPGSFMLFDSPLLKPLVPFMHRRAAKNGVEGRVGYMNKKTIQNMEPNLSTEYYGGFWMPYSGIASPFKVTIAFAENAAANGVSFFFETAVTGFDKTNDLISAVYTNRGTLNARLIINAAGVWSDKIAEFAGDRFFSIHPRKGMDIILDKRKKGAQHTIIGKPNLLNSSKQHSKGGGIIPCIEGNILVGTTAHEVYDREDYGTDSEDERALLEQMSMNKTLSRGDIIAYYSGIRAATWEEDFIVEMSEKVPNLIHAAGIQSPGFASAPAIAEDITALALRRFPAGLKKKPNFISRRAAPRETASMHDAERHTLIKRDPLYGKIVCRCEQISEGEIRDAVRSCRALGMQHISLDAVKRRCRAGMGRCHGGFCTPRVMEIISREAGIPLERITKKGGSSYILNNPLSADEGKAAL; translated from the coding sequence ATGAAGAACTATCTTCAAAAGCTTGAGCGGAAGATAAAGGAACGGTACCCGCAGCTGAAACTTTCGGCAGAATGGGACGGTCGGTCGGTAATATTGACCGGAGATGCTCCTACCGTTGAAGAACGGTACACCGTCGGCGCCTTTTTTGCAAGAAAATGTAAAAAGCTCCCGGGATATAAGGGTTTGGTTAATGATATAACCGTTGCTGGAAAGGGTGAGCCGCCGATGCGGATGCCGGAAGTGCGGGATAATCTTTTAGCAGGTAAAACATTCGATATCGTGATTATCGGCGCGGGTGTTGTCGGATGTGCAATCGCACGGGAACTATCCCGCTATGATTTAACAATCGCCGTGCTCGAAAAAGAGTGCGATTGCGCCATGCAGGCGTCCTCCCGCAACGACGGCATGATTCATCCCGGCTTTGCAGATAGTCCTTCAAAGATAAAAGGCAGACTGAACACTCGCGGTAACCGCCTGTACCGCAAGCTCGACAAAGAACTCGGCTTTCAAACCGAATGGCCGGGCAGCTTTATGCTATTTGATTCCCCGCTCCTAAAACCGCTTGTGCCCTTTATGCACCGACGGGCGGCAAAAAACGGCGTTGAAGGTCGCGTCGGTTATATGAATAAAAAAACGATACAAAACATGGAACCGAACCTGAGTACGGAATACTACGGCGGTTTTTGGATGCCCTACTCCGGCATTGCCTCTCCTTTTAAGGTAACGATTGCCTTTGCGGAAAACGCTGCGGCAAACGGCGTATCTTTTTTCTTTGAAACCGCTGTAACCGGTTTTGACAAAACGAACGACTTGATTTCGGCAGTGTACACAAACCGCGGTACGCTGAACGCCCGCCTGATTATCAACGCAGCGGGCGTATGGTCTGATAAAATTGCGGAATTTGCCGGAGACCGTTTTTTTTCCATTCATCCTCGAAAGGGCATGGATATCATCCTCGATAAAAGGAAAAAGGGAGCGCAGCATACCATTATCGGAAAACCTAATCTTCTAAACTCTTCAAAACAGCACTCAAAAGGCGGCGGCATTATCCCCTGTATAGAAGGGAATATCCTTGTCGGGACGACTGCGCATGAGGTATATGACCGTGAAGACTACGGTACCGACTCCGAAGATGAACGAGCCTTGCTTGAGCAAATGTCTATGAATAAAACGCTTTCGCGGGGCGACATCATCGCGTATTATAGCGGTATCCGAGCAGCGACGTGGGAGGAAGACTTTATCGTTGAAATGTCCGAAAAGGTACCCAACTTGATTCATGCAGCGGGCATTCAATCGCCGGGTTTTGCTTCGGCTCCGGCAATCGCGGAAGATATTACAGCGCTTGCACTCCGGCGCTTTCCCGCCGGCCTCAAAAAAAAACCGAACTTTATATCTCGCCGCGCCGCACCCCGCGAAACAGCTTCGATGCACGATGCCGAGCGGCATACGCTTATCAAACGAGATCCGCTCTATGGTAAAATCGTCTGCCGCTGCGAGCAAATCTCCGAGGGAGAAATACGGGATGCGGTACGCAGCTGCCGTGCACTCGGTATGCAGCATATCAGCCTTGATGCGGTAAAACGGAGGTGCCGCGCAGGAATGGGGCGGTGCCACGGCGGTTTTTGTACGCCGCGGGTAATGGAAATCATCAGCAGGGAAGCCGGCATTCCGCTTGAACGCATTACTAAAAAAGGCGGCTCCTCGTACATACTGAACAACCCACTGTCGGCAGATGAGGGGAAGGCGGCATTATGA
- a CDS encoding sodium:solute symporter family protein, with protein sequence MLIATWIITFLIVVGIGIYAGTTIKSSAQWSGGDKSLSAVSLGAIFAAWQIGGMAIVGAAQNGYNLGIAGSWYSIAGSFYFIALAVFAKIIRNNMPGESVPVYLQSRFDTKTAKLYSYAWIVYGFLYIPIQLKTVSSIIQIVLPNINFMAAMIIGVTVAVVYTGFSGMKGASAVGRIVCIGIYILLIIFVVTTLPKFEGFSGLLAKLPQGYDSMKNMPLHRIIAWIFGGCISTAVMQSVLQPLLAAKTPQAARTGSILGYLIAAPICFFTATCGMLAKASGADLGDGTSAFAYAIKTFTSPFFGGIIFAFVTMIIAATMATMMLATGTIITNVYKTDINPNADDKKVLSISKKITFIFAYLTLIPALFIPSRSLTNLFLTLQHVAAAPISFSILVGLTWKKVTKQGAFWSILCGMLVGIAWMLLRLSDKLEAIYPVVIVTYGVGIIVSLLTYKEGGK encoded by the coding sequence ATGTTAATTGCAACATGGATCATTACATTTTTAATTGTTGTCGGTATCGGCATTTATGCCGGAACAACCATTAAGTCGTCCGCACAGTGGTCGGGAGGTGATAAGTCCCTGAGCGCCGTTTCACTCGGTGCTATTTTTGCCGCATGGCAAATCGGCGGCATGGCAATTGTCGGGGCAGCTCAAAACGGATATAACCTCGGCATCGCCGGGTCGTGGTATTCAATAGCCGGATCGTTTTACTTTATTGCATTAGCTGTTTTTGCAAAAATAATCCGAAATAATATGCCCGGTGAATCGGTTCCTGTATACTTACAATCCAGATTCGACACTAAAACGGCAAAACTGTACTCATACGCATGGATTGTCTACGGTTTTCTCTATATTCCCATTCAGTTAAAAACGGTTTCGTCCATCATTCAAATTGTATTACCCAATATAAACTTCATGGCGGCAATGATAATCGGTGTAACGGTTGCCGTCGTTTACACCGGTTTTTCGGGTATGAAAGGAGCATCAGCGGTAGGAAGAATCGTCTGTATCGGTATTTATATCTTACTCATTATTTTTGTTGTAACGACACTGCCTAAATTTGAAGGCTTTAGCGGATTGCTGGCAAAATTACCGCAAGGATATGACAGTATGAAAAATATGCCGCTGCACAGAATCATCGCGTGGATATTCGGAGGGTGTATCAGTACGGCTGTTATGCAATCGGTACTTCAGCCGTTATTGGCGGCAAAAACCCCGCAAGCTGCCCGCACCGGTTCCATCCTCGGATATCTTATTGCAGCACCGATTTGTTTCTTTACGGCAACCTGCGGAATGCTTGCAAAAGCTTCGGGAGCTGATTTAGGTGATGGAACAAGCGCATTTGCCTATGCTATTAAAACCTTTACCTCACCGTTCTTCGGCGGTATTATCTTTGCATTCGTTACAATGATTATCGCTGCAACGATGGCAACAATGATGCTGGCCACCGGTACGATTATCACCAACGTATATAAAACGGATATCAATCCAAATGCCGATGATAAAAAGGTTCTCAGCATTTCCAAAAAGATTACATTTATTTTTGCATATCTTACGCTGATACCTGCACTTTTTATCCCAAGCCGTTCGCTTACGAATCTCTTTTTAACGCTCCAGCATGTTGCCGCTGCTCCTATCAGTTTTTCCATCTTAGTCGGTTTAACATGGAAAAAGGTTACCAAGCAAGGTGCTTTCTGGAGTATCCTCTGCGGTATGCTGGTTGGGATAGCTTGGATGTTACTACGCTTGAGCGATAAACTTGAAGCAATTTATCCGGTTGTCATCGTTACATACGGCGTTGGAATAATCGTTTCGTTACTGACATATAAAGAAGGCGGTAAATAA
- a CDS encoding ComEC/Rec2 family competence protein: MDRHVVPPVTIIAVAVAAFFYGLYVFAQTDSKIISFVFITAFLLLCAFLLFLAAVPIAAQLTHRKFQPQHCRQKRVRAMVRFALCVIAGAAIGSYAARTLQREQRPPQTLASPSTVRTLIAELTGEAVPTGTDYYRIPVKLIACGAGRNEQFSASGSVQLFVPAALVRGTYSGGITRIGEAEQSKAAAPLLSSTAVFAEALQNQQECRFYVCGMKLAVQGKFGKTGTVFYARQVQPVFLGWNSPLNRLRAFFRFAFMRMLYGWGEAGGLLLALLAADKAFLPAGCIAAFRNAGLAHILALSGMHLSLIGTAALQGGRMFGHKSRAVWFSLAAVFLFVWFAGAAPSLNRALGMVCITAAGRALGLKPPPLSVLCAMLTVHIAIAGAEAITLGFMLSYGACAGIIIFGDACARLMAGKIPSSFAGSISASVGAQLFTAPIVISAIGNIAAAGVIASCVVNPLVSVFLIAGLICIPLALIFPFTSPLLGYGLNAAYRIIFVAADFFARLPVIAPESGMQRVLFSAAAFAVGVCCVVLAYVQRKRTAAAFPRLT, encoded by the coding sequence ATGGATAGACATGTTGTTCCGCCTGTTACGATCATAGCCGTTGCGGTGGCGGCGTTTTTTTACGGGTTGTATGTATTTGCTCAAACTGACAGTAAAATTATATCTTTTGTTTTTATAACGGCATTTTTACTACTGTGTGCTTTCTTGCTGTTCTTAGCGGCAGTACCGATAGCCGCTCAGTTGACGCACCGAAAATTCCAACCGCAGCACTGTCGTCAGAAACGAGTGCGAGCCATGGTACGGTTTGCGCTTTGTGTGATTGCGGGAGCTGCGATCGGCTCGTATGCTGCGCGTACTCTGCAAAGAGAGCAGCGCCCTCCTCAAACGCTTGCTTCGCCGTCTACGGTACGGACGCTTATTGCAGAGTTAACCGGTGAGGCTGTTCCGACAGGTACTGATTATTACCGCATACCGGTCAAATTGATTGCGTGCGGCGCCGGCCGCAATGAGCAGTTTTCCGCATCGGGTTCCGTGCAGCTTTTTGTTCCGGCAGCGCTTGTCCGCGGAACATATTCAGGAGGTATTACCCGCATCGGCGAAGCGGAACAATCCAAAGCGGCAGCGCCGCTACTGTCCAGTACGGCTGTATTTGCAGAGGCTTTGCAAAATCAGCAAGAATGTCGGTTTTATGTCTGTGGAATGAAGCTTGCAGTTCAAGGAAAGTTCGGTAAGACGGGAACGGTGTTTTATGCGCGGCAGGTGCAGCCGGTATTTCTCGGCTGGAATTCTCCGCTCAACCGCCTTCGTGCGTTTTTCCGCTTTGCCTTTATGCGGATGCTATACGGTTGGGGAGAGGCGGGCGGACTTTTGCTTGCGCTGCTTGCTGCAGATAAGGCGTTCTTACCGGCAGGATGCATTGCAGCGTTCCGCAACGCCGGACTTGCTCATATCCTTGCCTTGTCGGGGATGCACCTTTCGCTAATCGGGACAGCGGCGCTGCAGGGCGGCAGGATGTTTGGGCATAAGAGCAGGGCAGTATGGTTTTCGCTTGCGGCGGTTTTCCTGTTTGTCTGGTTTGCGGGCGCTGCTCCTTCGTTAAACCGCGCATTGGGAATGGTATGTATCACCGCCGCAGGGAGAGCACTCGGTTTAAAACCGCCGCCCTTGTCCGTGCTGTGCGCCATGCTAACCGTACATATCGCAATCGCCGGCGCTGAAGCAATAACGCTCGGGTTTATGCTTTCGTATGGAGCCTGTGCAGGGATTATCATCTTTGGCGATGCGTGCGCTCGTCTCATGGCTGGAAAAATACCGTCGTCTTTTGCAGGCAGTATTTCCGCATCCGTCGGCGCACAGCTTTTCACCGCCCCGATTGTTATCTCTGCAATCGGGAATATCGCAGCGGCGGGGGTAATTGCTTCATGTGTGGTTAACCCGCTTGTTTCGGTTTTCCTCATTGCGGGGCTTATCTGCATTCCGCTTGCGCTTATTTTCCCTTTCACGAGCCCGCTGCTTGGATACGGATTGAACGCCGCATATCGAATAATTTTTGTAGCAGCGGATTTTTTTGCACGGCTTCCGGTTATTGCACCGGAAAGCGGAATGCAGCGTGTGCTATTTTCGGCAGCGGCGTTTGCGGTTGGGGTATGCTGTGTGGTTCTGGCGTATGTTCAGCGTAAGCGGACAGCAGCCGCTTTCCCTCGATTGACATGA
- a CDS encoding adenylate/guanylate cyclase domain-containing protein, with protein MSVKLRSKVNQKEADKIAAFLTNVSDRLLFHIPLYEIGKAFGISREKILDIFIQGVYDGVFILEWIYHCPTCGHIAYEAPSLHQASSQNFCTVCNKVFNNTLDTNIEVCFSIHPRLKMLDPTFKMNYIADIGKNIRSGKYRTWDTPDAVRGVEIIQNNLYRELMSSEILIGDQSLPLTNMTILFADITNSTRLYASLGNKKAFLLIKGYVKLLLSTIEKYSGVPIMKNGNVVMGAFIDPCKAFNAAVKALRQLTKYSQNKPISERLEIKMGLHSGSVLVVTLNNRLNYVGLTVNTAADIKNTALSNEIVISQILFNNRSIKRTILSVTDTVQKQQIRFKGNPENHTLYHIKIPN; from the coding sequence ATGAGTGTGAAATTACGCTCTAAAGTAAATCAGAAAGAGGCTGATAAAATTGCAGCCTTTTTAACAAATGTGTCGGATCGGTTACTTTTTCATATTCCTCTCTATGAAATCGGTAAAGCTTTCGGTATATCGCGTGAAAAAATATTGGATATTTTTATTCAAGGAGTTTATGACGGAGTATTTATATTAGAATGGATTTATCATTGCCCTACTTGCGGACATATTGCCTATGAAGCTCCGTCTCTTCATCAAGCTTCGTCACAAAATTTTTGTACGGTTTGTAATAAGGTCTTTAATAATACGCTTGACACCAATATTGAGGTTTGCTTTTCGATTCACCCGCGGCTCAAGATGCTCGATCCTACGTTTAAAATGAATTATATTGCTGATATAGGCAAAAATATTCGGAGCGGAAAGTATCGGACGTGGGACACACCTGATGCAGTACGAGGTGTGGAGATTATTCAAAATAATTTGTACCGCGAATTGATGAGTTCTGAAATTCTGATTGGTGACCAATCACTTCCACTGACAAATATGACAATTCTCTTTGCAGATATTACAAATTCGACAAGGCTTTACGCATCATTAGGTAATAAAAAAGCATTTTTATTGATAAAAGGATATGTAAAGCTTCTTTTGAGTACGATTGAAAAGTACAGCGGCGTACCGATTATGAAAAACGGCAATGTTGTTATGGGGGCTTTTATCGATCCTTGTAAGGCCTTTAATGCTGCTGTGAAAGCACTGCGACAATTGACAAAGTATAGTCAAAATAAGCCGATAAGCGAACGGTTGGAAATTAAAATGGGTTTGCATAGCGGTTCGGTATTGGTGGTAACCTTGAATAACCGGCTTAATTATGTTGGACTGACTGTTAATACTGCCGCCGATATAAAAAACACTGCGCTTTCGAATGAGATCGTTATCTCTCAGATTCTTTTTAATAACCGTTCCATTAAACGTACCATCCTTTCTGTTACCGATACCGTACAGAAACAGCAAATACGATTTAAGGGAAATCCTGAAAATCATACGCTTTATCATATAAAAATACCAAATTAA